Proteins from a genomic interval of Musa acuminata AAA Group cultivar baxijiao chromosome BXJ1-9, Cavendish_Baxijiao_AAA, whole genome shotgun sequence:
- the LOC103999205 gene encoding zinc finger A20 and AN1 domain-containing stress-associated protein 8: MDHDETGCQAPEGPILCINNCGFFGSAATMNMCSKCHREMILKQEQAKLAASSIDNLVNGSGGDICSSNGKEPVISAVTDVTIVSGELKAIPSQSPEVLCSSGSGEAKAKNGPNRCSTCRKRVGLTGFQCRCGDLFCTTHRYSDKHGCPFDYQRAARDAIAKANPVVKAEKLDKI; the protein is encoded by the coding sequence ATGGATCACGATGAGACTGGATGCCAAGCTCCCGAGGGCCCGATCCTGTGCATCAACAACTGTGGATTCTTCGGAAGTGCGGCGACCATGAATATGTGCTCCAAGTGCCACAGGGAAATGATTCTGAAGCAGGAGCAGGCCAAGCTTGCAGCATCCTCCATTGACAATCTTGTGAATGGCAGTGGCGGTGATATCTGCAGCAGTAATGGCAAGGAGCCTGTAATCTCTGCTGTAACAGATGTGACAATTGTCTCTGGGGAGCTAAAGGCCATTCCTTCACAATCACCAGAAGTTCTATGCTCAAGTGGTTCTGGGGAAGCAAAGGCAAAAAATGGTCCAAATAGGTGCAGCACATGCAGGAAACGGGTCGGTCTGACAGGGTTTCAATGTCGATGCGGGGATCTTTTCTGCACTACGCATCGTTATTCGGACAAGCATGGCTGCCCTTTCGACTACCAGAGAGCTGCCAGGGATGCCATTGCCAAAGCGAACCCTGTGGTTAAGGCTGAGAAGCTTGACAAGATCTAA